One SAR86 cluster bacterium genomic window carries:
- the tatC gene encoding twin-arginine translocase subunit TatC, producing MSNSLSSHFEELRNRILFSIAIFIISVIVLLPFTNYLFDGFLYFLDLVDQKTLIAIEVTSPFLIPLKLVLFIAFLVSLPIFLWQILSFMAPGLYKTEKLAIFSKTFLATFLFYTGVIFCLIIVVPNALAFFSSVGPSNLEISTDISRFYSFVLTLSFAFGIAFQVPLIVNILISLNILNKNKIKEYRGIVLVSCFIFGMIFTPPDVISQILLAVPMYLLFELGLLFSNEKKKKSNS from the coding sequence ATGAGCAATAGTCTTTCATCTCACTTTGAAGAATTAAGAAATAGAATTTTATTTTCAATTGCTATTTTTATAATTTCAGTCATTGTTTTACTGCCTTTTACAAATTATTTATTTGATGGTTTTTTGTACTTCTTAGATTTAGTAGATCAAAAGACTCTAATTGCTATTGAAGTAACTTCTCCATTTTTGATTCCTTTGAAACTTGTATTATTTATTGCTTTTTTAGTCTCACTTCCAATATTTCTTTGGCAAATTCTAAGCTTTATGGCGCCTGGTTTATATAAGACGGAAAAGCTGGCTATTTTTTCAAAAACATTTTTAGCAACTTTTTTATTTTATACAGGAGTTATTTTTTGTTTGATCATTGTAGTTCCAAATGCACTTGCATTTTTTTCATCAGTTGGACCAAGTAATCTTGAAATTTCTACTGATATTTCTAGATTTTACTCTTTTGTTCTGACACTATCCTTCGCTTTCGGAATAGCTTTTCAAGTGCCATTGATTGTAAATATATTAATCTCTTTGAATATTCTAAATAAGAATAAAATTAAGGAATACAGGGGTATAGTTCTTGTTTCGTGTTTTATTTTTGGCATGATTTTTACCCCACCAGATGTAATTTCACAAATACTTCTTGCTGTGCCCATGTATTTGTTATTTGAATTAGGCTTATTATTTAGTAATGAGAAAAAAAAGAAATCCAATAGCTAA
- the orn gene encoding oligoribonuclease: protein MTNTNFLAWIDLEMTGLDPEKHHIIEIGSLITDGNLNIVEEGPNIAISQQQDVLDLMDEWNVNQHSKTGLIELIKKSEVNIKEAELKTLEFFKKHLTQHASPLCGSSISHDRRFLIKYMPKLANHFHYRHIDVTSFKESLKRWDKDFVEYKKKASHRAMDDIRESVEELRYYKEKYIK from the coding sequence ATGACAAATACAAATTTTCTAGCTTGGATAGATTTAGAAATGACAGGCTTAGATCCTGAAAAACACCATATTATTGAAATTGGAAGTCTGATTACTGATGGGAATTTAAATATAGTTGAAGAGGGTCCAAATATTGCAATTTCTCAGCAACAAGATGTTCTCGATTTAATGGATGAGTGGAATGTAAACCAACACTCTAAAACTGGATTAATTGAATTAATTAAAAAAAGTGAAGTAAACATAAAAGAAGCAGAACTTAAAACGCTTGAATTTTTTAAAAAACATTTAACACAACATGCTTCACCACTTTGCGGTAGTAGCATTTCTCATGACAGACGTTTCTTAATCAAATATATGCCAAAACTAGCAAACCATTTTCATTATAGACATATAGATGTAACTTCTTTTAAAGAGTCACTAAAAAGATGGGATAAAGACTTTGTAGAGTATAAGAAAAAAGCATCTCATAGAGCAATGGATGATATAAGAGAATCTGTAGAAGAGCTTAGATATTACAAAGAAAAATATATTAAATAA
- a CDS encoding AarF/UbiB family protein, producing MNIFRLFYIFFKIRASGIFTTFGIKYNFLLVPFINKKNPEENFKEKLEDFGPVYIKLGQLLSTRTDLVSKKLSKELNKLTDDCEAVSFDYIRNTIETELGKKSKNILSNIDKIPLSSASLAQVHVFFMDKKKFVVKVQRPHLKEKILKDINLVKFGIRILRFFIKSYPRIDLMKIINDYERVINNELDFRLEANNAKKTYENFQDSSFLYVPSIVEKYTTKKIIVMEYIDGIPVTNIKELKKYKLNLKALAESGVKIFLKQVFQDNFFHADMHPGNIFAAKTSPKKPFYYAVDYAICGSLSESNQILIAQMISSLLKKDFYSLAQLFIFANWVSEDTKTEELENILRINCEHLLDKPLSQILFGELLLNLLEAMRPFNLYLDNDLLLLIKTLVHIEGMGRQIYPELDFWSVANPFLKTWFKDKYSVKGLVKYLVSKKHILTYMIVKRFEETQEIFDQNYGDIK from the coding sequence ATGAACATTTTTAGACTTTTTTATATATTTTTCAAAATACGGGCATCAGGAATATTTACTACATTTGGAATTAAATATAATTTTCTATTAGTACCATTTATAAATAAAAAAAATCCAGAAGAAAATTTTAAAGAGAAATTAGAGGATTTTGGCCCAGTCTATATAAAATTAGGTCAGTTGCTCTCTACAAGAACAGATTTAGTGTCAAAAAAACTCTCAAAAGAGTTAAATAAGCTCACTGATGATTGTGAAGCAGTGTCTTTTGATTACATAAGAAACACTATTGAAACTGAACTAGGAAAAAAATCAAAAAATATACTGAGCAACATAGATAAAATACCACTTTCGTCTGCATCACTTGCACAGGTACATGTTTTTTTTATGGATAAAAAAAAATTTGTTGTAAAAGTTCAAAGGCCACATCTTAAAGAAAAGATTCTCAAAGATATTAACCTCGTAAAATTTGGAATTAGGATTTTAAGATTTTTTATAAAATCATATCCGAGGATAGATTTAATGAAAATTATTAATGATTATGAAAGAGTTATTAATAACGAATTAGATTTTCGTTTAGAAGCAAATAATGCAAAAAAGACATACGAAAATTTTCAGGATAGTAGTTTTCTTTATGTGCCCTCAATTGTAGAAAAATATACAACCAAAAAAATAATTGTTATGGAATATATTGATGGAATTCCTGTTACAAATATAAAAGAGTTAAAGAAATATAAGTTGAACCTTAAAGCTTTGGCAGAGAGTGGGGTAAAAATTTTTTTAAAACAAGTTTTTCAAGATAATTTTTTTCATGCTGATATGCATCCTGGAAATATTTTTGCTGCCAAAACATCGCCAAAAAAACCTTTTTACTATGCTGTCGATTACGCGATATGTGGTTCATTGTCCGAGTCTAATCAAATATTAATTGCGCAGATGATATCTTCTTTACTTAAAAAAGATTTTTATTCTTTGGCTCAACTTTTTATTTTCGCTAATTGGGTGAGTGAGGATACAAAAACTGAGGAATTAGAAAATATTCTAAGAATTAATTGTGAACACTTACTAGATAAACCTTTGTCTCAAATTTTATTTGGTGAGCTTTTATTAAATCTTCTTGAAGCTATGAGACCATTTAATCTTTACTTAGATAATGATCTTTTGCTTTTAATTAAAACTCTAGTTCACATCGAGGGCATGGGAAGACAAATTTATCCTGAATTGGATTTTTGGAGTGTAGCAAATCCATTCTTAAAAACATGGTTTAAAGATAAGTATAGTGTTAAAGGACTTGTAAAGTATCTTGTATCAAAAAAACATATACTTACATATATGATTGTGAAAAGATTTGAGGAAACACAAGAAATATTTGATCAAAACTATGGAGATATAAAATGA
- the tatA gene encoding twin-arginine translocase TatA/TatE family subunit — protein MTIGWLQIIVVLAIIILVFGTKRLRSLGSDIGKALKGFKKEIKEDNDSDRNS, from the coding sequence ATGACCATTGGTTGGCTGCAGATAATTGTTGTTCTAGCAATAATAATCTTAGTTTTTGGAACTAAAAGATTAAGGTCTTTAGGAAGTGATATAGGAAAAGCTTTGAAAGGTTTCAAAAAAGAGATTAAAGAGGATAATGATTCAGATAGGAATTCCTGA
- a CDS encoding 3-oxoacyl-ACP reductase produces the protein MNDDKLVLISGSGRGLGASIAESFANRGYKVAINYFKSEKKAHELADKLGSDVIPFYADVSCKDDVIELNKNICDTFKKGPDILVNNAMTEYLFNGDLRKKAHEITWDEIQNHLDITIKGSFNLIQELFKNMKKNNFGRIINVGTNLFQNPVVPYHDYIIAKSGLLGLTRSFAKDLGEFGITVNMVSGGLLKVTDASAATPDEVFDAIASMTPLQRVTTTKDFSDALIFFASDEARSITGQNLTVDGGLTFN, from the coding sequence ATGAATGATGACAAACTTGTTTTAATTTCTGGTTCAGGCAGAGGTCTTGGAGCATCTATTGCTGAATCTTTTGCAAATAGAGGCTATAAGGTTGCTATAAATTACTTTAAGAGTGAAAAAAAAGCACATGAATTAGCAGATAAATTAGGCTCCGATGTAATACCTTTTTATGCAGATGTTTCCTGTAAAGATGATGTTATTGAACTGAACAAAAATATATGTGATACATTCAAAAAAGGTCCAGATATCTTGGTGAACAATGCTATGACTGAATATTTGTTTAATGGTGATTTAAGAAAAAAGGCCCATGAGATCACTTGGGATGAGATTCAAAATCATCTGGATATAACAATCAAAGGATCATTTAATTTAATTCAAGAGCTTTTTAAAAATATGAAAAAAAATAATTTTGGAAGAATAATAAATGTTGGAACAAACTTATTTCAGAACCCAGTAGTCCCATATCATGATTATATTATTGCTAAATCTGGTTTATTAGGATTAACAAGAAGTTTTGCTAAAGATCTTGGTGAATTTGGTATAACAGTCAATATGGTATCTGGAGGTTTGCTTAAAGTTACTGATGCCAGCGCAGCAACACCAGACGAAGTTTTTGATGCAATTGCGTCAATGACTCCTTTACAGAGAGTTACTACAACAAAAGATTTCTCAGATGCACTAATATTTTTTGCTTCAGATGAAGCAAGATCAATAACTGGTCAAAACCTTACAGTTGATGGCGGATTAACTTTCAATTAA
- the acs gene encoding acetate--CoA ligase translates to MSKFDIKSFVNPHITTLESFNSQYKESIQNPSSFFLKKAISYLSWFEEPTIGYNGSFEEPKWFEDGILNISYNCIDRHAQKNPEKIAIIWQGDQENNSKEISYQELLEEVSKLANGLKSLGVKKGDRVCIYMPMIPEAAYSMFACMRIGAIHSVVFGGFSPEAISSRILDADCEYVITADEGIRGGKTIPLKFSVDKALEKCPKIKKVIVFQYTKTDVNWNNKLDITYEELVANQPTECECAELKAEDPSFILYTSGSTGKPKGVLHTTAGYLLGANLSFKYIFGIRDDDIHWCTADVGWITGHTYILYGPLSNGITTVMFEGVPTYPDPSRFWKVCDQHKVNIFYTAPTAIRALIAQGDRYLESTSRDSIRVLGTVGEPINPDVWEWYYQKVGKSNCEVVDTWWQTETGSVLISPIAGVTPKKPGSATLPFFGVKPSLVDSDGKELKGDVKGNLCIDSSWPSQIRTVYGDHKRMTDTYFSQYKGKYFTGDGARRDEEGYYWVTGRVDDVLNVSGHRIGTAEVESAIVNHEDVAEAAVVGIEHEIKGQAIYAYVILKDNDKDKKIINNEILEEVSKIIGKIAKPEVIQFTRDLPKTRSGKIMRRILRKIANNEFENLGDTTTLADPSIVKELIKNRNE, encoded by the coding sequence ATGTCTAAGTTTGATATTAAGAGTTTTGTTAATCCACATATCACTACACTCGAAAGCTTTAATTCACAATATAAAGAATCAATTCAAAATCCAAGTTCCTTTTTTCTTAAAAAAGCCATTTCTTATCTTTCTTGGTTTGAGGAGCCAACTATTGGATATAACGGAAGTTTTGAAGAGCCAAAATGGTTTGAAGATGGAATACTAAATATAAGTTATAACTGCATTGATAGACATGCACAAAAAAACCCAGAGAAAATTGCAATAATTTGGCAAGGGGATCAAGAGAACAACTCTAAAGAAATTTCTTATCAAGAACTTCTTGAAGAAGTTTCAAAATTAGCAAATGGTCTAAAGTCTTTAGGTGTAAAAAAGGGCGACAGAGTATGCATTTATATGCCTATGATCCCTGAAGCAGCATATTCAATGTTTGCTTGTATGAGAATAGGAGCAATTCATTCTGTTGTTTTTGGGGGTTTTTCACCAGAGGCAATTTCATCAAGAATTCTTGATGCTGATTGCGAATATGTAATTACTGCAGATGAAGGAATTAGAGGAGGCAAAACAATCCCACTTAAGTTCAGTGTAGATAAAGCATTAGAAAAATGTCCAAAAATTAAAAAAGTGATAGTTTTTCAATACACAAAAACAGATGTTAATTGGAATAATAAATTAGATATTACTTATGAGGAATTAGTTGCTAATCAGCCAACAGAATGTGAATGTGCTGAGTTAAAGGCTGAAGACCCTTCATTTATTCTTTATACTTCTGGCTCAACAGGAAAACCTAAAGGAGTGCTACATACAACTGCAGGCTACCTTTTAGGTGCAAATCTTTCATTTAAATATATTTTTGGAATTAGAGATGATGATATACATTGGTGCACTGCAGATGTAGGCTGGATAACGGGCCATACTTATATTCTTTACGGACCTCTATCAAATGGAATTACAACAGTCATGTTTGAAGGAGTTCCGACTTATCCAGATCCTTCAAGGTTTTGGAAAGTATGTGATCAACACAAAGTAAATATTTTTTATACTGCACCTACTGCAATAAGAGCACTCATTGCACAGGGCGACAGGTATCTTGAAAGTACATCTCGAGATTCAATAAGAGTTCTAGGGACAGTTGGGGAGCCAATAAATCCCGATGTTTGGGAATGGTATTACCAAAAAGTAGGTAAAAGTAATTGTGAAGTAGTAGATACTTGGTGGCAGACCGAAACTGGCTCAGTTTTGATATCACCTATTGCAGGCGTTACTCCAAAAAAACCAGGTTCAGCAACTTTACCATTTTTTGGCGTTAAACCTTCACTAGTAGATAGCGATGGAAAAGAGCTTAAAGGCGATGTAAAGGGCAATCTCTGCATAGATTCATCCTGGCCAAGTCAAATAAGAACTGTCTACGGCGATCATAAACGAATGACCGATACCTACTTTAGTCAGTACAAAGGAAAGTACTTTACTGGTGATGGGGCTAGAAGAGATGAAGAAGGTTACTACTGGGTAACTGGAAGAGTTGATGATGTCTTAAATGTCTCTGGACACAGAATTGGAACTGCAGAAGTTGAGAGTGCAATCGTAAATCATGAAGATGTTGCTGAAGCAGCAGTTGTTGGAATAGAGCACGAAATAAAAGGTCAGGCAATATACGCATATGTAATTTTAAAAGATAATGATAAAGATAAGAAAATAATTAATAATGAAATTCTTGAAGAGGTTTCTAAAATAATAGGGAAAATTGCTAAACCAGAGGTTATACAATTTACAAGAGACTTGCCTAAGACTAGATCGGGAAAAATTATGAGAAGAATTTTAAGAAAAATAGCAAATAATGAATTTGAAAATTTAGGTGATACAACAACACTCGCAGATCCCTCAATAGTAAAGGAGCTCATAAAGAATAGAAATGAATGA
- the ubiE gene encoding bifunctional demethylmenaquinone methyltransferase/2-methoxy-6-polyprenyl-1,4-benzoquinol methylase UbiE translates to MTSKDNQKVFFGDEKVEKKAKTKGVNKIFSQVADNYDLMNDLMSFGLHRVWKKQFVKNTNIKDKSKILDLASGTGDIAKLIYEHSPSSNIWLVDQNKEMILKAKERAADEGFINKSKFEISEAESLPFNDNFFDHVFISFGFRNFSDKDMSLKEIFRILKKGGSLRILEFSKVNNKAFSKLYDFYSYRIIPTIGELVSDDKKSYEYLVKSIRTHENQKELKSMLKKNKFSKVSFEDLTNGIVCIHSGIK, encoded by the coding sequence ATGACCAGTAAAGATAATCAAAAAGTATTTTTTGGAGACGAGAAGGTTGAAAAAAAAGCTAAAACGAAAGGAGTAAATAAAATCTTCTCTCAAGTTGCTGATAATTATGACTTAATGAATGATTTAATGTCCTTTGGTCTGCATAGGGTTTGGAAAAAGCAATTTGTAAAAAACACAAATATCAAAGATAAGTCTAAAATTCTTGACTTAGCTTCAGGTACAGGAGATATTGCCAAATTAATTTATGAACATTCCCCTTCATCAAATATTTGGTTAGTTGATCAAAATAAGGAAATGATACTTAAAGCTAAAGAGCGAGCTGCAGACGAAGGCTTTATAAATAAATCTAAATTTGAAATAAGTGAGGCTGAGTCTTTGCCATTTAACGATAATTTTTTTGATCATGTCTTTATCTCATTTGGATTTAGAAACTTTTCAGATAAGGATATGTCATTAAAAGAAATTTTTAGAATATTAAAAAAAGGTGGCTCTTTAAGAATTCTTGAGTTTTCGAAAGTTAATAATAAGGCTTTTTCAAAGCTCTATGATTTTTATAGTTATAGAATTATTCCAACTATTGGTGAATTAGTCTCAGACGATAAAAAAAGTTATGAGTATTTAGTTAAATCAATTAGAACTCATGAAAATCAGAAAGAACTAAAATCAATGTTGAAAAAAAATAAATTTTCAAAAGTCTCATTTGAAGACTTAACAAACGGAATAGTGTGTATTCATTCTGGTATTAAATGA